In Odontesthes bonariensis isolate fOdoBon6 chromosome 6, fOdoBon6.hap1, whole genome shotgun sequence, one genomic interval encodes:
- the LOC142382364 gene encoding uncharacterized protein LOC142382364, translating into MEFLTDVTIIIDEADYGEPGRLKEILTFCSAEKVGSCYKVRGTFEELEKLVFKLQQGKDFHSATYGRTRAQTNHHATTSVESVSVSGVVMDYIEQICAEKLKKIAGRCFVIETQRDTRSVQSKAPGSVLVTLRPTRESFHPADVAHLDSVRQRFISFYQRTASDLEVTSLHLSPHDQRGLHGRFPHLLFKSSNNKNEATVTGHFAHIAKLKMFLSQQSSNNTVPASKSSGSSPKQSEHDQPCPICMEPIESKEKKTLRCKHSFCKDCLKKAFDYKPVCPICGQLYGILKGIQPDGGTMNITKDNLSLPGYEKYGTIIIHYYIPNGIQKEEHPNPGQAFQGGSRTAYLPDTSEGRAILKLLQRAFDQRLIFTIGQSTTSGRNNMVTWNDIHHKTSTHGGPSHYGYPDPEYLSRVQEELKVKGIE; encoded by the exons TTTCTCACAGACGTCACCATCATCATAGATGAAGCTGATTATGGAGAGCCTGGAAGATTAAAGGAGATTCTTACCTTCTGTTCCGCTGAGAAAGTAGGTTCCTGCTACAAAGTTAGGGGGACCTTTGAGGAGCTGGAGAAGCTCGTGTTTAAACTGCAACAAGGAAAAGATTTCCATTCTGCCACATATGGACGGACTCGGGCTCAGACTAATCACCACGCCACCACTTCTGTGGAATCTGTGAGCGTGTCTGGGGTTGTAATGGACTACATTGAGCAAATTTGTGCagaaaaacttaaaaagatTGCAGGTAGATGTTTTGTTATTGAAACACAGCGTGACACCAGGTCTGTACAAAGTAAAGCCCCTGGCTCAGTCCTGGTGACTTTGAGACCAACTCGTGAATCCTTCCACCCTGCTGACGTGGCACATTTGGACTCGGTGAGACAGCGATTCATCTCTTTCTACCAGAGAACTGCCTCTGATCTGGAGGTCACATCTCTCCATTTAAGTCCACATGATCAAAGGGGCCTGCATGGAAGATTTCCACATCTCCTTTTTAAATCAAGCAACAACAAAAACGAGGCCACAGTCACAGGACATTTTGCACATATCGCTAAACTGAAAATGTTCCTCTCACAACAGTCCAGCAACAATACAGTTCCAGCCAGCAAGTCATCAGGCTCTTCACCTAAACAAAGTGAACACGATCAACCATGTCCAATCTGTATGGAGCCGATAgaaagcaaagagaaaaaaaccctGCGGTGCAAGCATTCTTTCTGCAAAGACTGTCTGAAGAAAGCTTTCGACTACAAGCCCGTATGTCCAATCTGTGGACAGCTGTATGGCATTCTGAAGGGGATTCAGCCTGATGGAGGCACAATGAATATCACCAAAGACAACTTATCTTTACCTGGATATGAGAAATATGGAACAATAATCATCCACTATTACATTCCAAATGGCATTCAAAAG GAGGAGCATCCAAACCCGGGTCAGGCATTCCAAGGCGGGTCCCGAACAGCTTATCTGCCAGACACGTCAGAAGGCAGGGCCATCCTGAAACTGCTGCAGCGGGCCTTTGATCAGAGGCTCATTTTCACCATTGGTCAATCCACCACCAGTGGCAGGAACAATATGGTCACATGGAATGATATTCATCACAAGACCTCAACACATGGAGGCCCATCTCA